The following coding sequences are from one Canis lupus baileyi chromosome 19, mCanLup2.hap1, whole genome shotgun sequence window:
- the BST2 gene encoding bone marrow stromal antigen 2: protein MAPTLYHYYWPVPITDESESMSSSQKLSWLEWLGILGIPVVMGLSVALIIFVVKTNSKACGDGLLVEQECHNVTSLLERQLTQTRQALQGTMDQATTCNKTVVTLSASLVKEKAWGQEQLTRGEKLQGEIETLKQQLQAALEEVKQLREGKEASSKERETSSVSSLKAPPGSVVVPVYLLLGLRALLA from the exons ATGGCACCTACGCTTTACCACTACTACTGGCCTGTGCCCATAACTGACGAGTCAGAGTCAATGTCATCAAGTCAGAAGCTGAGCTGGCTGGAGTGGCTGGGCATCTTGGGGATCCCAGTGGTGATGGGTCTGTCTGTGGCTCTGATCATCTTTGTTGTCAAGACCAACAGCAAAGCCTGCGGGGATGGCCTCCTAGTAGAGCAGGAGTGTCACAATGTCACCAGCCTCCTGGAGCGCCAACTAACCCAAACCCGGCAAGCGTTACAGGGGACCATGGACCAGGCTACCACCTGCAACAAGACTGTG GTGACCCTGTCAGCTTCCCTGGTGAAGGAGAAGGCCTGGGGTCAGGAGCAGCTCACCCGAGGAGAGAAACTTCAGg GAGAGATCGAGACATTGAAGCAGCAGCTGCAGGCCGCTTTGGAGGAGGTGAAGCAGCTAAG agaagggaaggaggccTCAAGCAAGGAAAGGGAAACCAGCTCCGTCAGCTCCTTGAAGGCACCCCCCGGCTCCGTGGTGGTCCCCGTGTACCTGCTCCTAGGCCTTAGGGCTCTGCTGGCCTGA
- the PLVAP gene encoding plasmalemma vesicle-associated protein, with protein MGLPVEHGGAYARAGGSPRGCWYYLRYFFLFVSLIQFLIILGLVLFMVYGNVHVSTESNLQATERRAEGLYSQVVGLTASQANLSKELNLTSRAKETIMQLLLNARRDLDRINASFRQCQADRVVYMNNQRYMVAIILSEKQCQEQLKETNKSCNALFLMLNQKAKTLEMEVAKEKQVCTKDKEALVLSKRVVEEQLAECGKAREQQRQERQLAEDRLQKVQTLCLPLDKDKFETELRNLWRDSIIPRTLDTMSYNLYHPLGSEITSIRRSCDHMPTLMSTKVEELARSLRAGIERVARENADIQRQKLEVEQALKASQEAKEKLEKEAQAREAKLQAECARQTQLALEEKATLRKERDTLAKELEEKKRDAEQLRMQLAVSNSALDTCIKAKSQPIPIPRPAGPAPNPQPIDPAGLEEFKRRILESQRPPAANAVAPSSG; from the exons ATGGGCCTGCCGGTGGAGCACGGAGGAGCCTACGCGCGGGCAGGGGGCAGCCCCCGGGGCTGCTGGTACTACCTGCGCTATTTTTTCCTTTTCGTGTCGCTCATCCAGTTTCTCATCATCCTGGGCCTCGTCCTCTTCATGGTCTACGGCAACGTGCATGTGAGCACAGaatccaacctgcaggccaccgAGCGCCGGGCCGAGGGCCTGTACAGCCAGGTCGTGGGGCTCACGGCCTCCCAGGCCAACCTGTCCAAGGAGCTCAACCTCACCTCCCGCGCCAAGGAGACCATCATGCAATTGCTGCTGAATGCCCGCCGAGACCTGGACCGGATCAACGCCAGCTTCCGCCAGTGCCAGGCTGACCGG GTGGTCTACATGAACAACCAGCGGTACATGGTGGCCATCATATTGAGTGAAAAGCAGTGCCAAGAACAACTTAAGGAGACCAACAAGAGCTGTAATG CCCTTTTCCTCATGCTGAACCAGAAGGCCAAGACGCTGGAAATGGAGGTGGCAAAGGAGAAGCAAGTGTGCACTAAAGACAAGGAGGCGCTGGTGCTGAGCAAGCGCGTGGTGGAGGAGCAGCTGGCCGAGTGTGGCAAGGCCCGGGAGCAGCAGCGGCAGGAGCGACAGCTGGCTGAGGATCGCTTGCAAAAGGTGCAGACCCTCTGCCTCCCGCTGGACAAGGACAAGTTTGAGACGGAGCTGCGTAACCTCTGGAGGGACTCCATTATCCCACGCACCCTGGACACCATGAGCTATAATCTGTACCATCCTCTGGGCTCAGAAATAACCTCCATCCGGAGAAGCTGCGACCACATGCCCACCCTCATGAGCACCAAGGTGGAGGAGCTGGCCCGGAGCCTGCGGGCTGGCATAGAGCGTGTGGCCCGCGAGAACGCGGACATCCAGCGCCAGAAGCTGGAGGTTGAGCAGGCCCTGAAGGCAAGTCAGGAGGCCAAGGAGAAGTTGGAGAAGGAGGCCCAGGCCCGGGAGGCCAAGCTCCAGGCTGAATGCGCCCGGCAGACACAGCTAGCGCTGGAGGAGAAGGCAACGCTGCGGAAGGAGAGAGACACCCTGGCGAAGGAGCTGGAGGAGAAGAAGCGGGACGCAGAGCAGCTCAGAATGCAGCTGGCCGTCAGCAACTCCGCCTTGGACACCTGCATCAAGGCCAAG TCACAGCCGATACCTATACCAAGACCTGCGggccctgcccccaacccccagcccatTG ACCCAGCTGGCCTGGAGGAATTCAAGAgaaggatcctggagtcccagaggcCCCCTGCAGCCAATGCTGTAGCCCCATCCAG
- the CCDC194 gene encoding coiled-coil domain-containing protein 194: MEWGSLPSTPNADGCWAQVPSWYPLGPGGQELRPLPLHGGADSEAQRTAHGVQRRDWNPGPPTPPWARGAQAGPWRGSSPLPADSGSHGREGRNRGCPWRPKVPISCSRLSGARAVDGGMAEPGPEPGRAWRVLALCGAAVFLAAAAAGAALLAWNLASAASRGPRCPEPGANATAPPRDLAPEVEDLQRRLAEATRRGDALARRLDQANRARGELEEALRACQGRQSRLQTQLMTLKTEIDEAKAQGTQMGAENGALTEALARWEAAATESARRLDEAQQRARAAEAEAEACAAREAVLRERAKALEAELGPQRRVPRPRSRSVSRPRPRPSPRSRSRPGPSGGCRRPARRARG, encoded by the exons ATGGAATGGGGATCCTTACCGAGTACCCCCAATGCAGATGGGTGCTGGGCACAGGTGCCCTCATGGTACCCACTGGGCCCCGGGGGGCAAGAGCTACGGCCGCTCCCACTTCACGGCGGGGCAGACTCTGAGGCTCAGAGGACAGCACATGGGGTGCAGAGGCGGGACTGGAACCCGGGACCCCCAACCCCGCCCTGGGCTCGGGGAGCCCAGGCTGGCCCCTGGCGGGGGTCCAGCCCCCTCCCTGCGGACTCGGGAAGCCACGGCCGGGAGGGGCGGAACCGTGGGTGTCCCTGGCGCCCCAAGGTGCCAATTAGCTGCTCGAGGCTGTCTGGGGCCAGAGCTGTGGACGGCGGCATGGCCGAGCCGGGGCCGGAGCCGGGCCGCGCCTGGCGGGTGCTGGCCCTGTGCGGGGCCGCGGTGTTCctggcggccgcggcggccggggcggccCTGCTGGCCTGGAACCTGGCCTCGGCGGCCTCCCGGGGGCCTCGCTGCCCCGAGCCAGGGGCCAACGCCACGGCGCCCCCCAGGGACCTGGCGCCCGAGGTCGAGGACCTACAGCGGCGGCTGGCCGAGGCTACCCGGCGTGGGGATGCCCTGGCCCGGCGGCTGGACCAGGCCAACCGCGCCCGCGGGGAGCTGGAGGAGGCACTACGGGCCTGCCAGGGCCGCCAG AGCCGGCTTCAGACGCAACTGATGACCCTGAAGACTGAGATTGACGAGGCCAAGGCACAGGGGACCCAGATGGGGGCTGAGAACGGGGCGCTCACAG AAGCCCTGGCGCGCTGGGAGGCGGCGGCCACGGAGTCTGCGCGGCGGTTGGACGAGGCACAGCAGCGCGCACGCGCGGCCGAGGCCGAAGCCGAAGCTTGCGCGGCCCGGGAGGCGGTGCTGCGCGAACGCGC TAAAGCCCTGGAAGCCGAGCTGGGCCCCCAGCGCAGAGTGCCGCGCCCCCGATCCCGCTCCGTgtcccgaccccgaccccgacccagCCCCCGCTCGCGCTCTCGCCCGGGACCCTCGGGGGGCTGCCGGCGGCCGGCGCGGCGCGCTCGAGGGTGA